The proteins below come from a single Streptomyces sp. B3I8 genomic window:
- a CDS encoding SpoIIE family protein phosphatase has translation MVGVADVPPSPPVSDPPGHPSLSSTLAAVLDDLHALSGAIYLLSSREPVLEMTVMAGLPRVFASPWERVSLGSSMPVSDALRERRLVWVGGEVEMAHRYPRIAAVLPYPFCLAALPLATDDTAYGAVFVTWPQTHAPQLSDRERHHLDAACDRLVSRLERAAAEHRPVGPEPDVLPPPAEAEVSDPSGALAAVRTAARLPYGLCGLDLHGRITFANRAAGELLGIPAAELPGALLWAAAPWLNDPGYEDRYRAALLTRQVTTFVALRPPGSWLSFRFYPGDDGLSLRIAPSDAASRDKRGGRADTVDPTRQVGGRRLVTIGHVLNLAGALTQAVGVEDVVQLIADEIAPAVGSQGLMMLGTHAGRLHILGHRGFPDDAAVERWNGTPLTAPIPSARVLATSAPAFFESPEQLERLYPRRTPTSDGMAAWACLPLIASGRAVGTWVLAYAQPHAFPADERAVLTSLSGLIAQALERALLYDAKHRLAHGLQQALLPPSLPSLPGLETAARYLPATQGMEIGGDFYDVVPTQDRAVAAIGDVQGHNVTAAGLMGQIRTAVRAYTTVGQGPGEVMRSTNRLLIDLRTDLFASCVYLSIDRERERMLLARAGHPPPLLRRPDGRVRVLDLAGGPLLGIQESAVYPTVEVAFPRGAVLLLYTDGLIESPEVDLDDALGELAERLAGDPVEPMDALADRLLGREAAGGERLDDVALLLLRAV, from the coding sequence GTGGTCGGCGTGGCCGACGTACCGCCGTCGCCGCCGGTCTCCGACCCGCCCGGTCACCCTTCGCTGTCCTCGACCCTCGCCGCCGTGCTGGACGACCTCCACGCCCTGTCCGGCGCCATCTACCTGCTCTCCTCTCGCGAACCGGTGCTGGAGATGACGGTCATGGCGGGCCTCCCCCGCGTGTTCGCCTCGCCCTGGGAGCGCGTGAGCCTCGGCTCGTCCATGCCCGTCTCGGACGCGCTCCGCGAACGGCGCCTGGTGTGGGTGGGCGGCGAGGTCGAGATGGCCCACCGCTACCCGCGCATCGCGGCCGTCCTCCCGTACCCGTTCTGCCTGGCCGCGCTGCCCCTCGCGACGGACGACACCGCGTACGGCGCGGTGTTCGTGACCTGGCCCCAGACCCACGCCCCGCAGCTCTCCGACCGCGAGCGCCACCACCTCGACGCTGCCTGCGACCGGCTGGTGAGCCGGCTGGAGCGGGCGGCCGCCGAGCACCGTCCGGTCGGACCCGAACCCGATGTGCTGCCGCCGCCCGCCGAGGCGGAGGTGAGCGACCCCTCCGGTGCGCTGGCGGCGGTCCGCACGGCGGCCCGGCTGCCGTACGGGCTGTGCGGGCTGGACCTGCACGGCAGGATCACCTTCGCCAACCGGGCGGCCGGCGAACTGCTCGGCATTCCGGCCGCGGAGCTGCCGGGCGCCCTGCTGTGGGCGGCCGCCCCCTGGCTCAACGACCCCGGCTACGAGGACCGCTACCGGGCCGCGCTGCTCACCCGGCAGGTCACCACGTTCGTCGCGCTGCGACCGCCGGGGAGCTGGCTCTCCTTCCGGTTCTACCCCGGCGACGACGGGCTCAGCCTGCGCATCGCCCCTTCCGACGCGGCCTCCCGCGACAAGCGGGGGGGCCGGGCCGACACCGTCGATCCCACGCGCCAGGTGGGGGGCAGACGGCTGGTGACCATCGGGCACGTGCTCAACCTGGCGGGCGCGCTCACCCAGGCGGTGGGGGTCGAGGACGTCGTCCAGCTCATCGCGGACGAGATCGCGCCGGCCGTCGGCAGCCAGGGCTTGATGATGCTGGGCACGCACGCCGGCCGGCTGCACATCCTCGGCCACCGCGGTTTCCCCGACGACGCCGCCGTCGAGCGCTGGAACGGTACGCCGCTGACCGCGCCGATCCCCAGCGCCCGGGTGCTGGCCACCAGCGCGCCGGCGTTCTTCGAGTCCCCCGAGCAGCTCGAGCGGCTGTACCCGCGACGGACGCCCACCTCGGACGGCATGGCCGCGTGGGCGTGCCTGCCGCTGATCGCCTCCGGGCGGGCGGTGGGCACCTGGGTACTGGCGTACGCGCAGCCGCACGCGTTCCCCGCCGACGAGCGGGCGGTGCTGACCAGTCTGAGCGGCCTGATCGCGCAGGCACTGGAACGGGCGCTGCTGTACGACGCCAAGCACCGGCTCGCGCACGGGCTGCAGCAGGCACTGCTGCCGCCGTCGCTGCCGTCGCTGCCCGGTCTGGAGACGGCGGCCCGCTATCTGCCCGCCACCCAGGGCATGGAGATCGGCGGCGACTTCTACGACGTGGTGCCGACGCAGGACAGGGCGGTGGCGGCGATCGGGGACGTGCAGGGGCACAACGTGACCGCGGCCGGGCTCATGGGGCAGATCCGTACCGCCGTGCGCGCGTACACGACGGTGGGGCAGGGTCCCGGAGAGGTCATGCGCAGCACCAACCGGCTGCTGATCGACCTGCGCACCGATCTCTTCGCGAGCTGTGTGTATCTGAGCATCGACAGGGAGCGGGAGCGGATGCTGCTGGCGCGGGCGGGGCATCCGCCGCCGTTGCTGCGGCGGCCGGACGGGCGGGTACGGGTGCTGGACCTGGCAGGGGGGCCGCTGCTGGGGATCCAGGAGTCGGCGGTGTATCCGACGGTGGAGGTGGCGTTTCCGCGGGGGGCGGTGCTGCTGCTGTACACCGACGGGTTGATCGAGTCGCCGGAGGTCGACCTCGACGATGCGCTGGGGGAGCTGGCGGAGCGGCTCGCGGGGGACCCGGTGGAGCCGATGGACGCGTTGGCGGACCGGTTGCTGGGGCGCGAGGCGGCGGGTGGCGAGCGCCTGGACGACGTGGCGCTGCTCCTGCTACGAGCGGTGTGA